From the genome of Phoenix dactylifera cultivar Barhee BC4 chromosome 5, palm_55x_up_171113_PBpolish2nd_filt_p, whole genome shotgun sequence:
GCCAAGCCAGCAAAATGGGCAGAAGGATCCTTCTGTGCACATAATGGGTGCTCCATAGCATCTCCCATAAAAGCGTTGTAGTTTATTGAGAAGTTTTCTAACATAATTTTCAGGAGTTACTggagaaatataattttttttggctcACTCAAGATGGGGGTGTAATACTGCAAGTTGCTTTGACAGTCTTCTCCCCAAGAAGgacaaatgaaacaatcaaataaaggatatttggtCAACGGATTCACCACCTGCAACAGAAATAATATCATGATAAATAAGTTGCTAATTATAAATAGCAGCTCAAAAAAGTGAAGAATTCAGGATCGACAAATCATATGCTTTTGATCAATCATTATATGCAAGGACAGCCATTAAAATGTTTACACAATCAGAATTtattaattgcttttagttcaagttttttttttaagttactaCAATCAATTAGGTAAGTTATAAATGTAAACCACCCAGTCTACAGGTGTTCTGCACCGTAAATTTCACCAAACAGTTATTTGTGATCCATTGATTGGTGAATACAAGTCAAATGGAAGTTAAACACCCTTAGAATCTATCCTCATGAACCAATATATGCTTTCAGAACCTGATGCTTTCTGAGCAAAGTAAATAACAGTAAGATTAACCCCTAATATTCCTCAAAGCATTCTCTCTGTTGATCACATAGAAAACTGCCTAGCCTCCCTTGGTCTCAACAAACTAAAGACACCATGACTTTTTACGTAATGAATCTTTTGAAGCTGTGAAGCATCAACAtttagaagaaaaaggaaaatattATCATGCCATTGGCATTTTCATTATTACCGTAGTCCACACGGCGACCTTTGAAACCACCAGATTATGGGGCATGTTGAGTGTGAACTGAGATAATGTGGAATCCCCAAACATGATGTAGCCCATGACAGCAACTCCAGCAAACATCACGGTGCAAATTGAAAAACTGCAAACATATTTTACGAAGTATGATTTGAATTGTATCTCCCAGTATGCTCATGCTAAAATATTACACTGATGTTCATGCAATCCATGCATAAAGCTGAAAAATATATGATCGAAAGCCACTTACCTAGTGAAGAGAACTGATGGGTACTGGTTAGGTTTCTTTAGAGAGGAATATATGTTTGGAAAAACTGCATGGCCTGAGTAGCAGTATCCATATAACCCAACAGCAattggaatccctgagagattTAGTGAAGTTCCACCATGTCGAAAGCCAACTTGATCCACTAAACCAACCCAAAACAAACTAAAGACCACCAGCAAAGATGCGATAACTCCTCCAGCTGTCAAACATGTAAATAATAGAAATGAGATTAGATTAAATTGCATCTTTCATATGTTGGATAAAAACCAAATCTATATGGGTTTGATGACAAATGTTTGTCACTTAGATCGAAGTCTAAGTGCCATCTGTGCTTAAATAAATATGTAGAAACAGCTGAGAGAGGAAAACTCTTGCATGATTCACCATAAAAAAAGAGGGGGAAAGAATCTAAAGAATCCTCACTCAAGGCAGTAAAGATTCCTGAATTTATTTCCACCACTAAAGAAATAAAGTGGCTGTTGATTTTGAAACTAAACAAACAACATGTATAATGCTTAATGCATATTAAATAATGAAATTGATCTCCAGAAACTCAtgggtattatttggattattCTTGCACAAACTTCACAAAACCACTCACAAACAGGTCAACGACATCATAGCAAGTGGTGATTCTAAGCATGTCGGTGTTCtttattacaaaaaaaaaaaaggtcagaGCCACAAAATAACACCCTGAAAATAATCAATCTGCAGagagtttattgtttttaaacaGTTGATATTTTTCTAGATTAACAACATCATTTTAAATACTTTTTTTTCGTTCGGCAAAAAAGAATTAAATCATTTATTAAATTCTCCATCACAAGCTTGGTTGTTTTTGATTCTGAGCGGCTGGACCAACATGTAAGGATAACCTAACATAAAAGTCTAATTGTGTGCAGTCTGACCTGATATGTAACTAAGTAGGCTTAGATCTCGAAGCCAAGTGGTAGGGAGGACGACGAGAGTGGCCATGATGGCAAAGAGTGGATGAGAACTTAGATGCAGCCCACCAATATTTAAGTGTGCATTGGGAAACAATGAAGATAGATTATCACTCTCTAGTATGATGTATTCAACACAGCAAGCCTGCAAAACCAAGAGTAAGAAGAAATTAAACTTCAGCTCTTACATAATCCAACATAAAATTATAAACCTGCTGGATTTAGGGTCATTTTTTTCCTTCAGTTGCTAGAAATAAACAAAtcccacaaaatcaaatctaggATGGAAAGTCACAGGTTATGTAAATAGTCAACAAGAACACAAAAATTTTATTAGCTTAAGCACACTACTATCCTAGTTTAGTAATGCCTTTTAATACTTGCTGAAGATGTTTCAACTGCCCAATATCAAGTGTCATACAAAAAGAAGGCCACAAGTCATGTAATGTGGGATTTTGCTGAGTTTATGTCTTTAGGACCCCACATTCTGCGCAGATTGGGGCCTCACACATCAGCACAGAATGAGATTACTTAGTGTCCCTTGCCTAGTTTCATAACCATGGATGGCCTCGAACAGACAGTGGGCCAGATTGGACTACCAGCAGGTTCCTTCTTGAGCCTTAACATTTAATaattaatcagaaaatcctaTCCATCATGCGGGTTTGGCTCTCTGTATCACAGTGTGATCTAGTCGAGTCGAAAATTTTTGGGACAAGTAATGCTTGGGGCTCAGCCCTTGCACCAAAAAGAAGCACCGGACCATTCCCATACCATGTGGCAAGAGAAGATTGATGCACTTCATGTGGTTGGTGCAATACACAGTAGGATTATGGTATAATCTGGAAGTAGGGTTTCTTTCTGTATGAGGATTGGCCGGGAAACATTTTTCTATTATGACTGTCACTCAACCTGATGCTAAGCCTCTAACCAGCACTAAATTCTTGGGTAAGACAAATTAAGGCATCCTAACAGGAACTTACGAAATAAGATACCACTTCATTGATGGTTCAAAGAATAAAGTATCAGCAGAATTGAACAATTTCGTCATCAAATGAAACACAAGAAACACCAAACTGTGAGATGAACGGATTACTTTGGCTTCAGCTGTATGTTGGTTACTGTTGATAGAGAGAAATGAAAGGATTTTCTCCAATGAAAAGAGGACAGCAGCAGAACTTGTTGATAGCATTTACTTCTTAGAACAAGTTCAAAAGGAAGCTGAACCCTTTTTTTCCAACGCCTAAAGATTTAGAGATTTCAGAGTTTCTTCTTCTAGTGCATGTAATTACTTTTTGGTCTAGAGACAAGTAGTATTAGTTCCTTAACACCAACTGATGAAAAATTTGACCAACACAAGTAGTGTAAGGCCAAGATTGACCATAATTGTCTTCTTCTATCCATAATCCATCCATAAGGTGGTGCCACTTTACACTCTACATCTTGTCTTAAGAGATAATAGGTAAGAAACTGTCTCTTAGACATAAATATGCAGGAAGTTTAATTGTACTTACGTACAGTTCCAGGTAGAGTATAATCTGCACAAAGTAAGAACACAGAAAGTACCCTGGGTTAGATCAAACAAAATTCTAAATGATGCAATAAAGGAATGAAGAATAGGATAGGGAGAACTCACAGAGACAGCAAATCGGCCTGTGGTGCCAAATGCGGCCTGGCCAATATCTGGGAACGTCTCCAGGCCCGGCTCACTGTCCAAGCAGTAGCGCAGTAGGATACCAGTGTACCATGCAAGCACTCCAAATATGAGCAGTATAGAGAGCCCCATCCAGCCTCCTTCCTTCATGGCGTAAGGCGTCGAAAGGATCCCAACCCCACAAAGAACATTGATTCCTAATCATAAGGAGCAAAGCATCTTGTAAAGGTCAACATACTAACAAGAACTttagtttttttcctttttctcctcctctttttttttgaataaagctATCGAGTGTAATCCAATTCTGCATGCTAACTGAAATTAGATAATAGTTCTAAACCAATTGTTTCATTATATATATTACGTAAAACTTACATCAATATATTCTGAATTGAACTTATAAGGAATTGTAAGTCATTGAGATTATCTGCATCATTGGTAACTAGAACAAGATGCAACAATTGACAACAAAACGAGCAACGGAAGCTCTCATGGTTCTTTCCTTATAAAGGAAGATGGTTAGCAGTAACTATATGCTAAGAGAATTGGGATCAAGTCTCATGGGCTTGGGCTTCAAACATGTAGTGTCTTGGTCGTAGCGATTAATAATTTGACCAGCCTAGCCAAGTGCACTTAACCTTAAATATGAGCTTGATCTGGGCATAATGATCAAAACTTAATAACCTAACCAAATGATCATATGGGTAGTGCGAGGTTAACATATGGCTCTCACACAGAAAGGTAACACACCGTAGCATATAACTCCTATGATGGTCATCCACCGGCAATCTATATTGCGTCAACTTCGTCGCATAGTGAGTGAACAAATTAGGAAGCCACAGATCAATTATATACATTTTTCTATTTAAGATTTTTGTGTTCTACTAAATCATCtatttaaattagattttttttgcatgaatacccttccaaaattgatatttgtatgtatacccctcataaaatacttgttttgctattctacctttttttattcttatttttgcatatattctTAAGCGATCTAAtatcgttaaaaaattaacgatttcaaattaaaatgactaaaatatttttaatgggtagatgtgcaaaaagaacCATTTATAAGACAATCGCGATGGAgaataaaaaagtaatttcaaatttttatttatttttaattaaagtaaatatggtttttattaacgatGTTAGAACAACTATTATATTCGGGACATTTGTGTAAAACAATATTTTATGAgaatacagaaataaatataaatttgaagagGGTATTcacgtaaatttaaatttttagaagggtattcataaaaaaaaaactatttgaaATTCTATAGTTGCTTCCAATCTCATACAGGGCATACAGCAACAATTATTCGGGGAGTGATTTAGATGCAACACAGTAGTCCAAATTTCAGAAAATTGTGAGCATCTAGATAATGCTAATCTAGTTGTATATAACTCATACATATCGTATTAACTTGGTCTACTGCCACCAAATCCTGATATCACTTGATTAAGATGTACCAACAGGTGTCATCCAAGTAGGTTGACATCAACGCCCATAGATTCAAGTAATTTAGTAAACACTCGCATGATTAGAATTCTCCCTATTTGAGACAAAAAGATTGGCATCACTAGAAGCGGAGGCTCGCCAGCCCCATTCCATCACCAACCAACAAGAAGCCAACAAGAAGCTGAGTCACAAGCCATGTGCCACCTTGTCTCATTAATAATCGTGTTGTCCTGTCGCAGCGTAATGTTAGCTTCAGAGGGATACCATATCCCATCCAGACATTCTTCTTCCCTCTGGGGACCCGCAGTGCAGGACACCGTTCTTATCCTATCCCCGACCAAATCAACAATCCTCAACTCTAAACGCCAGCCATTTGCCGCGTCACGAGCGCCCGGATGTGTGACCCACTAATCAGACGGTTCTGAATAAacattattactattaaactaACTGTTGACGTCCTAATTTATTGCCATCCCGTCACCAATCTCGCCAAGTTTGGACTTATACGCAGTATGACTAGGACGAGATGCCGGACCTCCCTATCCTATCCCGCATAATTTGTCCTATgtggaataaaaaataaaaaactcggACCTAGTTGATGCTCCGGATCTACGAACTTGATCGCTATGTGTAACCAAGTTCATTGCTCGCCTACCCTATTCCTGTCTAGGGGAAACCGTGCTACTgttatataaattatttatagtTTTCAAAGGCACATGACACGTGCTACCGTATTCTGGTTGTATCTACTGTCGAATAGTGCAATCATACCAttttaccacaaaaaaaaaagcacatttTACAAACTAATTCGGCTAGCTCTTTTGTCTCCTTCTCAAGGTTATGATATAACATGGTAAATTGCTTAATAATCTCTGAAAGGAACACCTAattcaattaattttttgttaaatcaaaaaaaattataatgttTTTTACTTGAAAACAATGATTTTTCTAAATGTCCTTAAGATATCTCTAAATCTAATGTGTAAGGTCTGCTTCAATGCAACTAATAATGATGGAGATGGCAAATAGAAATACATACCATTGAGCACTGCTTGTCCATAGGAGCATTGGCGTGAGATAGGCAACTCATGGGAGACTTTGTGAATCTTTTTTGCAGATGACCTCCTTGTTTGGATTGGAGGAGGGAGTAGAAGTGAATGAgagctcttcctttcttcttctacttcatgTTGTTGATCCGCTGCGGAGGTGGCTAAGAGGGGCTTAATTAGTGAGGTGATGATTTCTGGGGTGTGCTTCCCACGGAAGGAAGAAGTGATGAAGGAACTTGACAATCTGCTAAGTGTAGGGGTGCCCAAAAACCCTACTGTCGGTGGTGTAACGCTGCTATACATGTCCATGGATTgcctagaaaaagaaaagaaaaatccaatttgaatGATCATGTAGGCTGAGAATGATGTAATTGGATCAATTGTATTTTACATTATCTAGGATGATTAAAATATGGATGTAGATAAGCTTACACATATTTTGTATGCGATCACAACCAATTACAATCTAAATACATTAAATTAAAAGCATACTAGCTAGTATTTTCAAATAAGAGCTTCGCTTTGGTCATGACCATGATGCTCCTTTATCAAGATCATTTTCTTCTTAAATAATTTGCCTTCACTGCTGCACCAACCAAAATAATCCTCACCTTCCAAGCTTGCATCTTTTTATATTGTTCTGTTTAACTTTAGTTATGTCACTCCATCATGCATGCTACTAATTTAGCATTAATCCAACATATATTCTTTGTAAGACTCATCAACTATGTATTGAATCATATCATTTGTGGGGCTTGTCTTCCATCCTCTCAAATAGATAGAGATGGTTTAAGGAAACTCTGAAGTTTCATGATTT
Proteins encoded in this window:
- the LOC103724098 gene encoding amino acid transporter AVT1C-like isoform X4, with protein sequence MPKWMPKKLYKYDVPTLLRRTLLSPPPPLLLPFLESSRARKGRGGMKNSVLGRDLFIDSEGEEDDEVVDEEEMGKDRLEEEDSDESDGSDSSSPRLSSRPSSYNTTWPQSYRQSMDMYSSVTPPTVGFLGTPTLSRLSSSFITSSFRGKHTPEIITSLIKPLLATSAADQQHEVEEERKSSHSLLLPPPIQTRRSSAKKIHKVSHELPISRQCSYGQAVLNGINVLCGVGILSTPYAMKEGGWMGLSILLIFGVLAWYTGILLRYCLDSEPGLETFPDIGQAAFGTTGRFAVSIILYLELYACCVEYIILESDNLSSLFPNAHLNIGGLHLSSHPLFAIMATLVVLPTTWLRDLSLLSYISAGGVIASLLVVFSLFWVGLVDQVGFRHGGTSLNLSGIPIAVGLYGYCYSGHAVFPNIYSSLKKPNQYPSVLFTSFSICTVMFAGVAVMGYIMFGDSTLSQFTLNMPHNLVVSKVAVWTTVVNPLTKYPLFDCFICPSWGEDCQSNLQYYTPILSLVMSLIGSMLTTLVTMILPCACFLGILRGKVTWTQVSLCIFIITVGVLSCTFGTFSALSKIIQSLS
- the LOC103724098 gene encoding amino acid transporter AVT1C-like isoform X3, producing the protein MPKWMPKKLYKYDVPTLLRRTLLSPPPPLLLPFLESSRARKGRGGMKNSVLGRDLFIDSEGEEDDEVVDEEEMGKDRLEEEDSDESDGSDSSSPRLSSRPSSYNTTWPQSYRQSMDMYSSVTPPTVGFLGTPTLSRLSSSFITSSFRGKHTPEIITSLIKPLLATSAADQQHEVEEERKSSHSLLLPPPIQTRRSSAKKIHKVSHELPISRQCSYGQAVLNGINVLCGVGILSTPYAMKEGGWMGLSILLIFGVLAWYTGILLRYCLDSEPGLETFPDIGQAAFGTTGRFAVSIILYLELYACCVEYIILESDNLSSLFPNAHLNIGGLHLSSHPLFAIMATLVVLPTTWLRDLSLLSYISAGGVIASLLVVFSLFWVGLVDQVGFRHGGTSLNLSGIPIAVGLYGYCYSGHAVFPNIYSSLKKPNQYPSVLFTSFSICTVMFAGVAVMGYIMFGDSTLSQFTLNMPHNLVVSKVAVWTTVVNPLTKYPLFDCFICPSWGEDCQSNLQYYTPILSLVMSLIGSMLTTLVTMILPSACFANNMLLQTMILPCACFLGILRGKVTWTQVSLCIFIITVGVLSCTFGTFSALSKIIQSLS
- the LOC103724098 gene encoding amino acid transporter AVT1C-like isoform X2, which encodes MPKWMPKKLYKYDVPTLLRRTLLSPPPPLLLPFLESSRARKGRGGMKNSVLGRDLFIDSEGEEDDEVVDEEEMGKDRLEEEDSDESDGSDSSSPRLSSRPSSYNTTWPQSYRQSMDMYSSVTPPTVGFLGTPTLSRLSSSFITSSFRGKHTPEIITSLIKPLLATSAADQQHEVEEERKSSHSLLLPPPIQTRRSSAKKIHKVSHELPISRQCSYGQAVLNGINVLCGVGILSTPYAMKEGGWMGLSILLIFGVLAWYTGILLRYCLDSEPGLETFPDIGQAAFGTTGRFAVSIILYLELYACCVEYIILESDNLSSLFPNAHLNIGGLHLSSHPLFAIMATLVVLPTTWLRDLSLLSYISAGGVIASLLVVFSLFWVGLVDQVGFRHGGTSLNLSGIPIAVGLYGYCYSGHAVFPNIYSSLKKPNQYPSVLFTSFSICTVMFAGVAVMGYIMFGDSTLSQFTLNMPHNLVVSKVAVWTTVVNPLTKYALTLTPMALSLEELIPANHLKSHMYAIIIRTALVFSTLFVALSVPFFGLVMSLIGSMLTTLVTMILPCACFLGILRGKVTWTQVSLCIFIITVGVLSCTFGTFSALSKIIQSLS
- the LOC103724098 gene encoding amino acid transporter AVT1C-like isoform X1, producing the protein MPKWMPKKLYKYDVPTLLRRTLLSPPPPLLLPFLESSRARKGRGGMKNSVLGRDLFIDSEGEEDDEVVDEEEMGKDRLEEEDSDESDGSDSSSPRLSSRPSSYNTTWPQSYRQSMDMYSSVTPPTVGFLGTPTLSRLSSSFITSSFRGKHTPEIITSLIKPLLATSAADQQHEVEEERKSSHSLLLPPPIQTRRSSAKKIHKVSHELPISRQCSYGQAVLNGINVLCGVGILSTPYAMKEGGWMGLSILLIFGVLAWYTGILLRYCLDSEPGLETFPDIGQAAFGTTGRFAVSIILYLELYACCVEYIILESDNLSSLFPNAHLNIGGLHLSSHPLFAIMATLVVLPTTWLRDLSLLSYISAGGVIASLLVVFSLFWVGLVDQVGFRHGGTSLNLSGIPIAVGLYGYCYSGHAVFPNIYSSLKKPNQYPSVLFTSFSICTVMFAGVAVMGYIMFGDSTLSQFTLNMPHNLVVSKVAVWTTVVNPLTKYALTLTPMALSLEELIPANHLKSHMYAIIIRTALVFSTLFVALSVPFFGLVMSLIGSMLTTLVTMILPSACFANNMLLQTMILPCACFLGILRGKVTWTQVSLCIFIITVGVLSCTFGTFSALSKIIQSLS